The proteins below are encoded in one region of Malaclemys terrapin pileata isolate rMalTer1 chromosome 8, rMalTer1.hap1, whole genome shotgun sequence:
- the INSL5 gene encoding insulin-like peptide INSL5, producing the protein MKGAIQGLVLISLLIAVSDVKGEENFMKLCGREFIRAVVFTCGGSRWRRHLTDDPQDLFEYRESHLHLPRENSDSTEPLEYGIQNPEPMREETLNNKPQSQRDLRGTRQKSIQERREVVSLLTTSCCSIGCSEKDISSLC; encoded by the exons ATGAAGGGTGCAATCCAGGGTTTGGTTTTAATCTCTCTCCTGATAGCAGTCTCTGACGTAAAAGGTGAAGAGAATTTTATGAAGCTTTGTGGGAGAGAATTCATAAGAGCTGTCGTCTTCACATGTGGGGGATCCCGATGGAGAAGGCATCTGACTGACGATCCACAAGATCTATTCG AATACAGAGAAAGTCACCTGCATTTGCCACGTGAAAACAGTGATTCAACAGAACCCTTGGAATATGGCATTCAGAATCCAGAACCCATGAGGGAAGAAACCCTTAACAACAAACCCCAGTCTCAGAGAGACTTAAGAGGCACCAGGCAAAAGTCTATACAAGAAAGGCGGGAAGTGGTTTCGCTGCTTACTACATCCTGCTGCAGCATTGGCTGCAGCGAAAAAGATATAAGTTCACTGTGCTAA